The genomic segment AAGACTTTTGGTTGTAGAACAAATATTTTTGATACACAAGTAATGATTAGTAACCTAAAAGATTTTGATATAACAAATAACGAAAAAGAAGCAAATGTTGTTATAATAAACTCTTGTACAGTTACAAATAGTGCAGATACAACAGCTAGAAGCTATATAAATGGTTTAAAAAAACTTGAAAACTCTCCAAAAGTAATATTTACAGGTTGTGGAACAAGAACAAAAGGTGAGAAACTTTTTGGAGAAAATAAAATTGATGGACTTTTTGGTTCAAGTGAAAAAGAGAATATTAATGAACTTTTAAAATTAGATGATAAATTCTATAAACTTGGTGATTTAAATAGTCTTGATACAACTGTTGTTGAAGAGTTTGTTGGAAAAAGTAGGGCTTTTATAAAAATACAAGAAGGGTGTGATTTTAGATGTTCATATTGTATTATCCCTCATGTAAGAGGTGACGCTAGAAGTTATGAAGAGAGTGTTATTTTAAATCAAGTGCAAACTTTAGCAAATAATGGTTTTAGTGAGTTTATTTTAACAGGTACAAATGTAGGAAGCTATGGTAAAAAAATGCATACTTCATTAGCAAAACTTCTAAAAAAAATGGCACTTATAAAAGGTGTTAAGCGAATAAGAATGGGAAGTATAGAGCCTATTCAAATTGATGATGAGTTTAAAGAGCTTATAAATGAGCCATTTATGGCAAAACATCTTCATATAGCACTTCAACACACTTCAAAAGATATGTTAAAAATTATGAATAGACGAAATAAAGTTTTAAGTGATTTAGAACTTTTTGAATTTTTAAGTTCAAATGGATATGCTTTGGGAACTGATTTTATAGTTGGTCATCCAGGAGAAACGAAAGAACTTTGGAGTGAGGCTATGAAAAATTTAAATAATTTTCCACTAACTCATATTCATGCTTTTACATATTCAAAAAGAGATGGAACACCAAGTGCTTCTATGAAAAATATTGTAAAAGGCGATATCGCAAAAGATAGATATATTGAACTTGTAGAGATAATTAAGCAAAAGAATTATGAGTTTAGACAAAATATAAAGAAAAATAAAGTTAAACTAGAAGTTTTAGTTGAGCAAGAAAAAAATGGTAAGTATTTAGGATTTGATCAGTTTTTTAATCAAGTTGAGATAATTTCAAATGAAGATTTGGTATCAGATTGGTTAAATTTAGAAGATTACAAAGTGGAGTTTAATAAAAATGAAGCAAGATTTAAATAATAAAAATATAGATAAAAACTTTAAGTTAATGGTTTTATCAGCCATAGTTTTGGTTGTTTTATTTTCATATACAATCTATAAAAGCAGTACAAATATTCAAGGAATAAGTTATTATATTGGAGTTGGTTTTTTATTTATCTTACTTATTTTATCATTTGTATTAAGAGCTAAACAAGATAAAATAAGAGATTATTTCCTTAAAAAAAGAGGCTTAAAGCAAGAAAACTCTGCTTTTGAAAAAGAACTTCAAGAAAAAAGCTTAGCTTCTAGTGATTCTAAAAATATTGATTTTACAATAAAACCTGTTAGTTCAAATATTACTTTTAAAGATATTGCTGGAATTAAAGAGATAAAAGAGGAGCTTGAAGAGATTGTTGATTTTTTAAATAATCCTAAAAAGTATCAAAAATTTGGTGTAAAACTTCCAAAAGGTGTTTTACTGGTTGGTCCTCCTGGTGTTGGAAAAACTCTTATCGCAAGAGCAGTTGCAGGAGAGGCTCAAGTTCCTTTTTTTTATCAAAGTGGAGCTAGTTTTGTTCATATTTATGTTGGAATGGGTGCAAAAAAAGTACGAGAACTTTTCTCAAGTGCAAAAATAAATGCGCCATCAATTGTATTTATAGATGAAATAGACGCAGTTGGAAAGATGAGAAGTGGAAAATCAA from the Aliarcobacter cryaerophilus ATCC 43158 genome contains:
- the mtaB gene encoding tRNA (N(6)-L-threonylcarbamoyladenosine(37)-C(2))-methylthiotransferase MtaB — its product is MNFSEHRPKVFFKTFGCRTNIFDTQVMISNLKDFDITNNEKEANVVIINSCTVTNSADTTARSYINGLKKLENSPKVIFTGCGTRTKGEKLFGENKIDGLFGSSEKENINELLKLDDKFYKLGDLNSLDTTVVEEFVGKSRAFIKIQEGCDFRCSYCIIPHVRGDARSYEESVILNQVQTLANNGFSEFILTGTNVGSYGKKMHTSLAKLLKKMALIKGVKRIRMGSIEPIQIDDEFKELINEPFMAKHLHIALQHTSKDMLKIMNRRNKVLSDLELFEFLSSNGYALGTDFIVGHPGETKELWSEAMKNLNNFPLTHIHAFTYSKRDGTPSASMKNIVKGDIAKDRYIELVEIIKQKNYEFRQNIKKNKVKLEVLVEQEKNGKYLGFDQFFNQVEIISNEDLVSDWLNLEDYKVEFNKNEARFK